One genomic window of Candidatus Oleimmundimicrobium sp. includes the following:
- a CDS encoding type II toxin-antitoxin system RelE/ParE family toxin — protein MKIYQSRTFENKIKKFSKREKEILDEGVKRIQENPLVEEEKKGDLRSVYIHKFKIKTIQYLLSYRIVDDGLELIMIGSHENYYRNLKSYLKRK, from the coding sequence ATGAAAATTTATCAATCAAGAACTTTTGAAAATAAAATCAAAAAGTTTTCAAAACGAGAAAAAGAAATATTAGATGAAGGAGTTAAAAGGATACAAGAAAATCCTCTTGTCGAAGAAGAGAAGAAAGGGGATCTAAGGAGTGTCTATATTCATAAATTTAAAATCAAAACGATTCAATATTTACTTTCCTACAGAATTGTTGATGATGGGTTAGAATTAATAATGATTGGATCACATGAAAATTATTACCGAAACTTAAAAAGCTATTTAAAAAGAAAATAG